In a genomic window of Virgibacillus sp. SK37:
- a CDS encoding phage tail tape measure protein, translating into MGKQYSVVTKITANISDFMANMKKAEDKAQGLNKKVKDSLDKVGNGFKNTGTNMTKYLTVPLAGIGGLMMRTGIDFEKSMSNVQAISGATSGDLEKLKSKAREMGKNTSKSASEAADALGYMALAGWDTNQMMDGLEPILRLSEAGNLDLARASDLVTDSMSALGIETKDLPGYLDKVAQASRNSNTDVDSLMEAFLISGGTFKNFNVPIEEASALLGVLANRGFKGAEAGTAMNAIMTNLTSGTGAAGKALEELGISAFDSEGNFKGMETVLREVKDKMAGMTDEQKAQYISMIAGKEHMKTFNGLMSGLGDEYQGLKGDITDSDGALNDMASTMQDNAQGKIEQLKSALGELSIVVSEKIIPYFTKIVEKVTDVINWFSGLDDGIQNTILIIAGIVGVIGPVLVVFGAIASGISAIIGVVTTLAPLFGVLVGAIGAISAPVLIVVGIIAALVAIGVALWKNWDTVKAKAKEIWSSVTKTVSEMASKVSNKFNEMKDKAIQKVTDLKNKAVEGFSNLGNGIKNKAIDAKNKVVSTVTSLKDGFISKVNSLKSSVVNSFVNLGNGIKQKVSDAKNKVISYAENLREGFVSKANSLKSSATDIFNSVKSAIVNPINKARDLVKSAIDKIKGFFSGLSGKLKFKIPKPKLPHFSIKGKLSLKPPSVPSIGINWHAKGGIFNKPTLFNTSNGVHGVGEAGSEAIIPLKPSVLGQIGKMIANTMDLDMGSRINSLINSFDPRSIISAMQSNENQQMQNKMNQSDNVVEKNITINPSFTYNIDGNADERMLQKNADYTINKLRKEFGNIGVNI; encoded by the coding sequence ATGTCCAAGCTATTTCTGGGGCTACTAGTGGAGATTTAGAAAAGTTAAAGAGTAAAGCAAGAGAAATGGGTAAGAATACATCAAAGTCTGCAAGTGAAGCAGCCGATGCATTGGGATATATGGCACTTGCAGGTTGGGATACAAATCAAATGATGGATGGTTTAGAACCAATATTACGCTTGTCTGAAGCAGGTAATCTTGACCTTGCTAGGGCATCTGATTTAGTAACAGATAGCATGAGTGCATTGGGGATCGAGACAAAAGACTTGCCGGGCTATTTAGATAAAGTTGCTCAAGCATCGAGAAATTCTAATACCGATGTAGATTCTTTAATGGAGGCATTTTTAATTTCAGGCGGTACGTTTAAAAACTTTAATGTACCCATTGAGGAAGCTTCAGCCTTATTAGGAGTACTAGCAAATAGAGGTTTTAAAGGTGCAGAAGCTGGTACAGCAATGAATGCGATTATGACAAACCTTACTAGTGGTACAGGGGCAGCAGGAAAGGCACTTGAAGAATTAGGCATATCTGCATTTGACTCAGAAGGTAACTTCAAAGGCATGGAAACTGTCTTAAGGGAAGTTAAAGATAAAATGGCAGGTATGACTGATGAGCAAAAGGCTCAATACATAAGTATGATAGCTGGTAAAGAACATATGAAAACATTTAATGGTCTTATGTCTGGCTTGGGTGATGAGTATCAGGGGTTAAAAGGTGATATAACTGATTCCGATGGTGCATTGAATGATATGGCTTCCACTATGCAGGATAATGCTCAAGGTAAAATAGAACAATTAAAATCAGCACTTGGTGAATTATCGATAGTTGTATCCGAGAAAATAATTCCCTATTTTACAAAAATAGTTGAAAAGGTAACTGATGTAATAAATTGGTTTAGTGGTTTAGATGATGGTATTCAAAATACAATTTTAATCATAGCTGGAATAGTGGGAGTTATCGGGCCTGTATTAGTGGTATTTGGAGCAATTGCAAGTGGAATTAGTGCAATTATAGGAGTAGTAACTACTCTAGCACCTTTATTTGGTGTACTAGTAGGAGCAATAGGCGCAATTTCAGCACCTGTCTTGATTGTTGTTGGAATTATAGCTGCACTTGTTGCAATTGGTGTTGCTCTCTGGAAAAATTGGGATACCGTAAAGGCTAAAGCGAAAGAAATTTGGAGTTCAGTTACCAAAACTGTTTCAGAAATGGCAAGCAAAGTATCTAATAAGTTTAATGAAATGAAGGATAAGGCTATACAGAAGGTTACTGATTTAAAGAATAAAGCCGTAGAAGGATTTTCAAATTTGGGTAACGGTATCAAAAATAAGGCTATAGATGCAAAAAATAAGGTAGTTTCTACCGTTACGTCACTTAAAGATGGCTTTATCTCTAAAGTAAATTCGCTTAAAAGTTCAGTGGTTAATTCATTTGTTAATTTAGGAAACGGAATAAAGCAAAAGGTAAGCGATGCAAAAAATAAAGTAATTAGTTATGCAGAAAATTTGAGAGAAGGGTTTGTCTCTAAAGCAAATTCTTTAAAATCATCTGCTACAGATATTTTTAATTCTGTAAAATCTGCTATAGTAAATCCAATAAATAAAGCAAGAGACTTGGTTAAATCAGCCATTGACAAAATAAAAGGCTTCTTTAGTGGTTTAAGTGGAAAACTTAAGTTTAAGATTCCTAAACCAAAACTTCCTCACTTTAGTATAAAAGGAAAACTTTCTTTAAAGCCGCCTAGTGTTCCATCTATCGGAATTAATTGGCATGCAAAAGGTGGAATATTTAATAAGCCAACTTTATTTAATACATCAAATGGCGTACATGGAGTTGGGGAAGCAGGAAGTGAAGCAATAATCCCTCTAAAGCCTTCTGTTTTAGGTCAAATTGGTAAAATGATTGCAAACACAATGGATCTTGATATGGGTAGTAGAATTAATAGTCTAATAAATAGCTTTGATCCAAGAAGTATTATTTCAGCAATGCAATCTAATGAAAATCAACAAATGCAGAATAAAATGAATCAATCTGATAATGTAGTTGAGAAGAACATAACTATAAATCCTTCCTTTACATATAATATTGACGGAAATGCAGATGAACGTATGTTGCAAAAGAATGCAGATTATACTATAAATAAGCTTAGAAAAGAATTTGGCAATATAGGCGTTAACATTTAA
- a CDS encoding endonuclease domain-containing protein, with protein MGFIIVLGLIAFTVWLIHGIIQLWNMPIPKSAYESEISKCESPIERRVFRGLLNNGLYPTPQYRVGKYWIDLAFPHQLVAVECDGKKYHSSAKQKAHDRKRDKYMRERGWTVLRFSGSKIHRNLPEVIRSIKEEVEKTKKAPTKP; from the coding sequence GTGGGATTCATTATAGTTTTAGGATTAATTGCATTTACTGTCTGGTTAATACACGGAATAATCCAGTTATGGAATATGCCTATTCCCAAAAGTGCATATGAATCAGAAATAAGTAAGTGTGAATCACCAATTGAAAGAAGAGTATTTAGAGGATTGTTAAACAATGGCTTATACCCTACCCCACAATATAGAGTAGGTAAGTATTGGATTGATCTTGCTTTTCCTCATCAATTAGTTGCTGTTGAGTGTGATGGAAAAAAATATCATTCATCAGCTAAACAAAAAGCACATGACAGAAAAAGAGATAAATATATGAGGGAAAGAGGATGGACTGTTTTGAGGTTTAGTGGCAGTAAAATTCATAGAAATCTGCCAGAGGTTATAAGAAGTATTAAAGAAGAAGTGGAAAAAACAAAAAAAGCACCCACCAAGCCATAA